From Enterococcus mundtii, the proteins below share one genomic window:
- a CDS encoding Nramp family divalent metal transporter, whose protein sequence is MNNHENKHKWIEHTNGLSLSEVNGTVKVPKGKSFFRTLLAYSGPGALVAVGYMDPGNWSTSITGGQNFQYLLMSVILMSSLIAMLLQYMAAKLGIVSQMDLAQAIRARTSKTLGVILWILTELAIMATDIAEVIGAAIALYLLFDIPLAIAVFITVLDVFVLLLLTKIGFRKIEALVVCLIFVILFVFVYQVALSNPDWSSLFKGFIPNSQTFAEEPKIGGETPLTGALGIIGATVMPHNLYLHSAVSQTREIDRKDPEDIARAVRFSTWDSNIQLTMAFVVNALLLIMGVAVFKTGAVQDPSFFGLYEALSDPSAMSNGVLIAVAKSGILSTLFAVALLASGQNSTITGTLTGQVIMEGFIHMRMPIWLRRLVTRLLSVIPVLLCVLFTSSKGTIEEHTALNNLMNESQVFLAFALPFSMIPLLMMTNSQAEMGARFKNSLIVKILGWFSVISLTYLNLRGLPGQIEAFFGDQASTASIALADRIAYIIIVAVLALLAWTIVDLYKGNKRYEQRLQELS, encoded by the coding sequence TTGAATAATCACGAAAATAAACATAAATGGATTGAACACACTAATGGGTTATCCCTTTCAGAAGTAAACGGTACGGTCAAAGTACCAAAAGGAAAAAGTTTCTTTCGCACCTTACTAGCCTATTCCGGACCTGGTGCACTCGTAGCAGTCGGCTATATGGACCCAGGTAATTGGTCAACATCGATCACCGGTGGGCAAAATTTCCAATACTTATTGATGTCAGTTATTCTGATGTCCAGCTTGATTGCTATGTTACTACAATATATGGCTGCCAAACTTGGGATCGTCAGCCAAATGGATCTGGCACAGGCGATTCGTGCTCGTACGAGTAAAACGTTAGGGGTCATTCTTTGGATCTTGACCGAATTAGCGATCATGGCCACAGACATCGCTGAAGTCATTGGTGCAGCGATTGCTCTATATTTATTATTTGATATTCCTTTGGCAATAGCTGTCTTTATTACTGTCTTGGATGTATTTGTTTTACTTCTTTTGACAAAGATCGGTTTTCGTAAAATCGAAGCATTAGTCGTCTGTTTGATTTTCGTTATCCTATTTGTCTTTGTCTACCAAGTGGCGCTTTCAAATCCTGATTGGAGCAGTCTATTCAAAGGCTTTATCCCTAATAGTCAAACATTTGCTGAAGAACCAAAAATCGGCGGAGAGACCCCATTGACTGGAGCTTTAGGGATCATTGGTGCAACTGTGATGCCCCATAATCTCTATTTGCACTCTGCTGTTTCCCAAACCCGCGAGATCGATCGAAAAGATCCAGAAGATATTGCAAGAGCGGTGCGTTTCTCGACATGGGATTCCAATATCCAATTAACGATGGCTTTCGTTGTCAATGCACTTCTATTGATCATGGGGGTTGCCGTCTTTAAAACTGGTGCAGTTCAAGATCCCTCTTTCTTTGGTTTGTATGAAGCACTTTCCGATCCATCTGCGATGAGTAACGGCGTCTTGATCGCCGTAGCAAAATCAGGCATTTTATCAACCTTATTTGCAGTAGCACTGCTTGCTTCTGGTCAAAATTCAACGATTACCGGTACATTGACTGGACAAGTCATTATGGAAGGCTTCATCCATATGCGCATGCCGATCTGGTTACGCCGTTTAGTCACTCGACTATTGTCCGTCATTCCAGTATTACTTTGTGTCTTGTTCACTAGCTCCAAAGGCACGATCGAAGAACATACAGCACTTAATAATCTAATGAATGAGTCCCAAGTATTCTTAGCTTTTGCCTTGCCTTTTTCAATGATTCCTTTATTGATGATGACCAACAGCCAAGCAGAAATGGGCGCCCGTTTCAAAAATTCACTGATCGTCAAAATACTTGGTTGGTTTTCTGTCATCAGTTTGACGTATTTAAACTTGCGCGGACTCCCAGGACAAATCGAAGCTTTCTTCGGCGATCAAGCTTCCACTGCGTCAATCGCCCTTGCTGATCGGATCGCTTACATCATCATCGTTGCAGTTCTCGCCTTACTCGCTTGGACAATCGTTGATCTTTATAAGGGAAATAAACGCTATGAACAACGTTTACAAGAGTTGTCTTGA
- a CDS encoding YneF family protein, translating to MVSNGIVVLIAVIALLIGAVGGFFLARKYMKDYLEKNPPVNEEMLRSMMMSMGQKPSEKKIRQMMQQMKNQGKK from the coding sequence ATGGTATCAAACGGAATCGTTGTACTTATTGCAGTTATTGCATTGTTAATCGGCGCAGTCGGTGGATTCTTTCTTGCGCGTAAATATATGAAAGATTACTTAGAAAAAAATCCTCCCGTTAATGAGGAAATGTTAAGATCAATGATGATGTCTATGGGGCAAAAACCATCTGAAAAGAAAATTCGTCAGATGATGCAACAGATGAAGAACCAAGGGAAGAAGTAG
- a CDS encoding ABC transporter ATP-binding protein, with protein MSIFRKLGWFFKQEKKHYLIGVFSLFAVALVQLIPPKVIGIIIDEIADQNISMQIIALWIGVLIIAAFLQYLFRYIWRMNIWGSAARLEKELRQRLFAHFTRMDSLFYQKYRTGDLMAHATNDLNAIQNVAGAGILTFADSVITGGTTIIAMVLFIDWRLTLIALIPLPLLAVTSRILGSKLHDAFRDSQEAFSSINDKTQESITGIKVIKTFGQEKQDLEDFQEKIDDAIEKNKRVNFLDALFDPFITLIIGLSYVATIILGGRYVLDGTISIGQMVSFISYIGMLVWPMFAIGRLFNVLERGNASYDRVNELLHEKTHIVEKVGAEMTPAKGELNVAITQFTYPDDEQPALEHIKFAINEGDTLGIVGKTGAGKTTIIKLLMREYDHYQGEIQFGGRTIRDYSLDALLRSIGYVPQDHFLFSMTILDNIRFSNPQKSPEEVEEAAELAYINKEIKGLPEGYQTMVGERGVSLSGGQKQRLSIARALIQSPELLILDDALSAVDAKTEEAILRNLKAERKNKTTIIAAHRLSSVMHANEIIVIDHGRIIERGTHQELLALGGWYEQMWQKQQLEAKIEGGGE; from the coding sequence ATGTCGATTTTCAGAAAATTGGGTTGGTTTTTTAAACAAGAGAAAAAGCACTATTTGATTGGCGTATTTTCTTTGTTCGCGGTGGCATTAGTGCAGTTGATCCCACCTAAAGTCATCGGGATCATTATCGATGAAATCGCCGATCAAAACATCTCGATGCAAATCATTGCATTGTGGATAGGCGTATTGATCATTGCGGCCTTTTTGCAATATCTTTTTCGCTATATTTGGCGAATGAACATTTGGGGCAGTGCAGCTAGGCTTGAAAAAGAATTACGCCAGCGTCTATTTGCTCATTTTACGCGAATGGATAGTTTGTTCTATCAAAAATACCGGACGGGTGATTTGATGGCTCATGCAACGAATGATTTGAACGCCATCCAAAATGTAGCTGGTGCAGGAATTTTAACATTTGCAGATTCAGTGATCACTGGAGGCACGACGATCATTGCGATGGTTCTATTCATTGATTGGCGCTTGACATTGATTGCATTGATCCCATTGCCATTATTAGCAGTTACTTCAAGGATCTTAGGCTCAAAATTACATGATGCGTTTCGTGATTCACAAGAAGCCTTTTCAAGTATCAACGATAAAACGCAAGAAAGTATCACAGGTATCAAAGTCATCAAAACATTTGGTCAAGAAAAACAAGACTTGGAAGATTTCCAAGAAAAGATCGATGATGCCATTGAGAAAAATAAGCGAGTAAACTTTTTAGATGCGCTTTTTGATCCATTCATCACATTGATCATTGGCTTGTCATATGTGGCAACCATTATTTTAGGTGGACGTTATGTCTTGGATGGTACGATCTCAATTGGACAGATGGTTTCCTTTATCAGTTATATCGGCATGCTTGTCTGGCCAATGTTTGCGATTGGACGTCTGTTCAATGTACTAGAGAGAGGGAATGCTTCGTATGATCGTGTCAATGAACTATTGCATGAGAAAACACATATCGTCGAAAAAGTAGGAGCAGAAATGACACCAGCAAAAGGTGAGTTGAATGTGGCAATCACACAATTTACCTATCCAGACGATGAACAGCCAGCGTTAGAACACATCAAATTTGCGATCAATGAAGGTGATACGTTAGGCATCGTTGGTAAAACAGGTGCCGGTAAGACGACGATCATCAAATTATTGATGCGTGAGTATGACCATTATCAAGGAGAAATCCAATTTGGCGGACGAACGATCAGAGACTACTCACTAGATGCCTTGTTGCGCTCGATTGGTTATGTGCCACAAGATCATTTCTTGTTTTCGATGACGATCCTAGATAATATTCGCTTCTCCAATCCACAGAAATCACCAGAAGAAGTGGAAGAAGCAGCGGAATTGGCGTATATCAACAAAGAAATCAAAGGACTGCCAGAAGGGTACCAGACAATGGTCGGTGAACGTGGGGTCTCCCTTTCTGGTGGACAGAAGCAACGGTTGTCGATTGCTCGTGCATTGATCCAAAGTCCCGAATTATTGATTTTGGATGACGCATTATCCGCTGTTGATGCTAAGACAGAAGAAGCAATCTTACGGAACCTTAAAGCAGAACGGAAAAACAAAACCACGATCATTGCTGCCCATCGTTTAAGTAGTGTCATGCACGCCAATGAAATCATCGTCATCGATCATGGTCGGATCATTGAACGTGGCACACATCAAGAGTTGTTAGCTCTTGGTGGTTGGTACGAACAAATGTGGCAGAAACAACAATTAGAAGCAAAAATTGAAGGAGGTGGCGAATAA
- a CDS encoding ABC transporter ATP-binding protein: MEDQYQSEWSKSMTYKEQASIIKRLMQFAKPFRSTFIIAILFALVLSVINVLLPRIIQTFMDEHLAKQSATTQVILFFAGLYLFGVIIKSIIWFFQWYLYSMASLKTYQHIRVKLFEKLHTLGMRYFDQTPAGSTVSRVTNDTETLFEFWYVFLMVLTGIFAVISSFIAMFQINQKIALWCLIFLPILGVVIWYYQKFSSRIYRNMRERLSQLNTKLNESISGMRIIQQFRQESRLAKEFEEVNEEYLATRYAMIKTNSILLSPIISFLYALAIALTLTLFGLDALHSPVEVGLIFAFTTYVQGFFNPMSQMMDFLSVFTDGTVAGSRILKIMDTEEYAPQQKESADRTITAGKIEFRNVSFSYDGKNNVLNNISFVANPGETVALVGHTGSGKSSIINVLMRFYEFYEGQILIDDHDIREYPIAELRNKMGLVLQDAFLFYGDIAGNIRMMNPEITDEQIREAAEFVQANQFIEDLPKGYHSKVIERGASYSSGQRQLITFARTIVTDPKILVLDEATANIDTETEVLIQEGLAKMRQGRTTIAIAHRLSTIRDAELILVLDKGHIVERGNHETLLAEEGLYADMYKLQSE; this comes from the coding sequence ATGGAAGATCAATATCAGTCGGAATGGTCAAAATCCATGACCTATAAAGAACAAGCTTCGATCATTAAACGGTTGATGCAATTTGCTAAACCCTTTCGCTCGACATTCATCATTGCGATTTTATTTGCTTTAGTATTATCAGTCATCAATGTGCTATTGCCAAGGATCATCCAAACATTCATGGATGAGCATCTAGCGAAGCAGTCAGCAACGACACAAGTCATCCTTTTCTTTGCAGGGCTTTATCTATTTGGAGTCATCATCAAAAGTATCATCTGGTTTTTCCAATGGTATCTCTATTCGATGGCGTCATTGAAGACCTACCAACATATCCGTGTAAAGTTGTTTGAGAAACTGCATACACTAGGAATGCGGTACTTTGACCAAACGCCAGCTGGATCAACTGTTTCTCGTGTGACCAATGACACAGAAACACTGTTTGAATTTTGGTATGTCTTTCTGATGGTTTTAACAGGAATTTTTGCCGTGATTTCTTCATTTATTGCGATGTTTCAAATCAATCAAAAAATCGCGCTATGGTGTCTGATCTTTTTACCGATTTTAGGAGTAGTGATCTGGTATTATCAAAAATTCAGTTCAAGGATCTATCGAAATATGCGTGAACGCTTGAGTCAATTGAACACAAAACTAAATGAATCGATTTCTGGGATGCGGATCATCCAACAATTTCGTCAAGAATCGCGTTTAGCAAAAGAATTTGAGGAAGTCAATGAAGAGTATCTAGCGACTCGCTATGCCATGATCAAGACAAATTCGATTCTTTTGAGTCCAATCATCAGTTTTTTATATGCTTTAGCAATTGCCTTGACTTTGACATTGTTCGGACTCGATGCGTTACATTCACCAGTTGAAGTCGGTTTGATTTTTGCTTTCACCACCTATGTTCAAGGATTCTTTAATCCGATGTCACAAATGATGGACTTCTTGAGTGTCTTTACGGATGGAACAGTCGCAGGTAGCCGTATCTTGAAAATCATGGATACGGAAGAATATGCACCACAGCAAAAGGAATCAGCGGATCGGACGATCACTGCTGGAAAAATCGAATTTCGCAATGTCAGCTTCTCTTATGATGGAAAAAACAATGTATTGAACAATATTTCATTTGTTGCTAATCCAGGAGAAACTGTCGCATTAGTCGGACATACAGGAAGTGGAAAAAGTTCGATCATCAATGTGTTGATGCGTTTTTATGAGTTTTATGAAGGACAGATCTTGATTGATGATCACGACATTCGTGAGTATCCAATTGCTGAATTACGCAATAAAATGGGCCTAGTGTTACAGGATGCGTTCTTATTTTACGGGGATATCGCTGGAAACATCCGAATGATGAATCCTGAGATCACAGATGAACAAATACGTGAAGCCGCTGAGTTTGTCCAAGCGAATCAGTTCATCGAAGACTTACCGAAAGGGTATCATTCAAAAGTGATTGAAAGAGGGGCAAGCTATTCGAGTGGGCAACGCCAATTGATCACGTTTGCTCGAACAATTGTAACGGATCCTAAAATCTTAGTTCTGGATGAAGCAACGGCGAATATCGACACAGAAACAGAAGTGTTGATCCAAGAAGGACTTGCGAAGATGCGTCAAGGTCGGACAACGATTGCTATTGCTCATCGTCTGTCGACGATCCGCGATGCAGAGTTGATCCTCGTATTAGATAAAGGACATATCGTTGAGCGAGGCAACCATGAAACACTATTAGCCGAAGAAGGGCTATACGCAGATATGTACAAATTACAAAGTGAGTAA
- a CDS encoding deoxyribonuclease IV — protein MLLGSHVSMSGKKMLLGAAEEAASYGASTFMIYTGAPQNTRRKPIEEMNIEAGKQYMEENGLKNIVVHAPYIINLGNTTKPEMFPFAVQFLREEIVRAEALGATQITLHPGAHVGAGAEAGIARIIEGLNEVLTKEQTAQIALETMAGKGTEIGRTFEELAQIIDGVTLNEKLSVTFDTCHTNDAGYDVANDFYGVIETFDKVIGLDRLKVLHINDSKNPQGSHKDRHANIGFGTIGFDALNKIVHEPMFKDVSKILETPYVGKDKKLAYAPYGKEIAMFKAETFDPEVFPELLVDVEA, from the coding sequence ATGTTATTAGGTTCACATGTCAGTATGAGCGGTAAAAAGATGTTACTAGGTGCAGCAGAAGAAGCAGCCAGCTATGGTGCTTCTACCTTTATGATCTATACGGGCGCACCACAAAATACCCGTAGAAAACCAATTGAAGAAATGAATATTGAAGCTGGAAAACAATATATGGAAGAAAATGGACTGAAAAATATAGTGGTCCATGCACCGTATATCATTAATTTAGGAAATACAACGAAACCAGAGATGTTTCCTTTTGCTGTGCAGTTTTTAAGAGAAGAAATCGTTCGAGCGGAAGCATTAGGAGCAACTCAGATCACATTGCATCCAGGCGCACATGTCGGTGCTGGAGCAGAGGCAGGGATCGCAAGGATCATTGAAGGGCTAAATGAAGTCTTGACGAAAGAACAGACCGCACAAATCGCCTTAGAGACAATGGCAGGAAAAGGTACAGAGATCGGCAGAACGTTCGAAGAGTTGGCACAGATCATTGATGGGGTGACATTGAATGAAAAGCTATCAGTCACCTTTGACACGTGCCACACGAACGATGCCGGCTATGATGTAGCGAATGATTTTTATGGCGTGATTGAAACGTTTGATAAAGTGATTGGTTTAGATCGCTTAAAAGTACTACACATCAATGATTCCAAAAATCCACAAGGTTCACATAAAGACCGCCACGCCAATATCGGCTTTGGTACGATCGGTTTTGATGCATTGAATAAAATCGTCCATGAACCAATGTTCAAAGATGTTTCAAAGATTCTTGAAACACCATATGTCGGAAAAGATAAAAAATTGGCTTATGCCCCTTACGGGAAAGAAATCGCGATGTTCAAAGCTGAAACCTTTGATCCAGAAGTATTTCCAGAATTATTAGTAGATGTAGAAGCCTGA